In one Dermacentor variabilis isolate Ectoservices chromosome 4, ASM5094787v1, whole genome shotgun sequence genomic region, the following are encoded:
- the LOC142579666 gene encoding uncharacterized protein LOC142579666 isoform X2 encodes MAASGRAAGSAGLDAGLSRDDDGRMGAYNGYATLRGGDCELSASSSSDDSSSGDDDCTSSGDSSSSSGSSSDSGSSDVAQAGASQSEDIDIEDVPTASSVAAVAAFMASEPQMGIWIQAIVERPADLPSDHPDEVHDWSGWPKFPPKKNADQQRAIVPSLPAKVPHVALVNQHEFLLPKMELLIHTQGRLMQPAPSFRCTNLVDDLQYTAWLTFTNSVGGECVGQYSHPDSPHPGSSWNGRVLSFSRLKLFSYDGFTSRLPPITLKCNNSYRIQVNVGIVDNSGHILSRSVVRRFVGAHFIAVTQYSKKVS; translated from the exons ATGGCGGCGTCGGGCCGCGCTGCTGGCTCCGCTGGCCTCGACGCCGGTCTCTCCAGGGACGACGACGGCCGGATGGGCGCTTACAACGGCTACGCCACGCTGAGGGGCGGCGACTGCGAGCTGTCggcgagcagcagcagcgacgacagcagcagcgggGACGACGACTGCACCAGCagcggcgacagcagcagcagcagcggttccAGCAGCGACAGCGGAAGCAGCGACGTCGCGCAGGCTGGCGCGTCCCAGTCGGAGGACATCGACATCGAAGATGTGCCGACTGCCTCCAGCGTCGCAGCCGTCGCCGCCTTCATGGCGAGCGAGCCACAGATGGGAATCTGGATCCAGGCGATAGTCGAACGACCGGCGGACCTTCCCAGTGACCACCCGGACGAAGTTCACGACTGGAGCGGTTGGCCAAAGTTCCCTCCCAAGAAGAACGCGGATCAGCAGCGTGCGATCGTGCCGAGCCTGCCGGCCAAGGTTCCCCACGTCGCGCTCGTCAACCAGCACGAGTTCCTTCTGCCCAAGATGGAACTGCTGATCCACACACAGGGCAG GCTCATGCAGCCAGCGCCTTCGTTCCGCTGTACCAACTTGGTGGACGACCTGCAGTACACGGCTTGGCTCACCTTCACTAATTCCGTTGGGGGCGAATGCG TTGGTCAGTACTCCCACCCGGATTCACCGCATCCCGGTTCTTCGTGGAACGGCCGGGTGCTGTCGTTTTCCCGGTTAAAGCTCTTCTCCTACGACGGCTTCACCTCGAGACTGCCTCCG ATCACTCTGAAGTGTAACAACAGTTACCGCATCCAAGTGAACGTTGGCATCGTTGACAACAGCGGACACATCTTGAGCAGGTCGGTCGTCCGCCGCTTTGTCGGTGCCCACTTCATTGCCGTCACCCAGTACAgcaagaaagttag CTGA
- the LOC142578309 gene encoding uncharacterized protein LOC142578309: MDAPSAQRQSLTVAVLMGMSERALVERLADREPLRIHELESALALTRRRSALGADGITCQKLRNLAEPQRVRLLEQFNFSWSTGVLPKSWLMAVMNSNPASGTSTVVATLEDARGSGYVAMLLLLYVQSAFDRLPNEVIEAAQDCLGVTGCLWGSMSPFLVGGSFRVRVGKVLSDARNITSVVPQGSMLSPFLFNLAMAGHAAALPADSRYPICCAIYADDVALWVPGPRRSIASIRGSLQRALEAVISFSVALASPRPRQRHRHYLYTRWPPHATT, from the exons ATGGATGCTCCAAGTGCTCAACGCCAGTCCTTAACCGTGGCTGTCCTCATGGGCATGAGCGAGCGGGCCCTGGTCGAGCGCCTAGCCGACCG CGAGCCTCTCCGCATACACGAGCTCGAGTCGGCGCTGGCTCtcacacgacgacggagtgctcTAGGAGCCGATGGCATAACCTGCCAGAAGCTGCGTAACCTTGCAGAGCCGCAACGGGTACGACTCCTGGAGCAGTTCAACTTCTCCTGGAGCACTGGGGTCCTGCCCAAAAGCTGGCTGATGGCTGTGATG AACAGCAATCCggcttcaggcacaagcactgtGGTGGCCACCCTGGAGGATGCCAGGGGCAGTGGATACGTTGCCATGCTGCTGCTCCTGTACGTCCAGAGTGCCTTTGACAGGCTGCCGAACGAGGTGATCGAGGCTGCACAGGACTGCTTGGGCGTCACGGGATGTCTTTGGGGCTCCATGTCTCCCTTCCTGGTGGGCGGGAGCTTTCGTGTGCGGGTAGGCAAGGTGCTCAGCGATGCCAGAAACATCACCTCAGTTGTCCCGCAGGGATCGATGCTGAGCCCTTTCCTCTTCAACCTGGCTATGGCAGGACACGCAGCAGCACTACCGGCTGACAGCCGCTACCCAATCTGCTgcgctatctacgcagatgacgtggCGCTGTGGGTACCAGGACCCAGAAGAAGCATCGCTTCCATCCGGGGCTCACTACAGAGGGCATTAGAAGCGGTCATCTCCTTCTCGGTGGCACTGGCCTCTCCGCGTCCCCGGCAAAGACATAGGCACTACTTGTACACTCGCTGGCCTCCCCACGCCACTACGTGA
- the LOC142579666 gene encoding uncharacterized protein LOC142579666 isoform X1, with translation MAASGRAAGSAGLDAGLSRDDDGRMGAYNGYATLRGGDCELSASSSSDDSSSGDDDCTSSGDSSSSSGSSSDSGSSDVAQAGASQSEDIDIEDVPTASSVAAVAAFMASEPQMGIWIQAIVERPADLPSDHPDEVHDWSGWPKFPPKKNADQQRAIVPSLPAKVPHVALVNQHEFLLPKMELLIHTQGRLMQPAPSFRCTNLVDDLQYTAWLTFTNSVGGECVGQYSHPDSPHPGSSWNGRVLSFSRLKLFSYDGFTSRLPPITLKCNNSYRIQVNVGIVDNSGHILSRSVVRRFVGAHFIAVTQYSKKVSLAHPSNKEFKTKAR, from the exons ATGGCGGCGTCGGGCCGCGCTGCTGGCTCCGCTGGCCTCGACGCCGGTCTCTCCAGGGACGACGACGGCCGGATGGGCGCTTACAACGGCTACGCCACGCTGAGGGGCGGCGACTGCGAGCTGTCggcgagcagcagcagcgacgacagcagcagcgggGACGACGACTGCACCAGCagcggcgacagcagcagcagcagcggttccAGCAGCGACAGCGGAAGCAGCGACGTCGCGCAGGCTGGCGCGTCCCAGTCGGAGGACATCGACATCGAAGATGTGCCGACTGCCTCCAGCGTCGCAGCCGTCGCCGCCTTCATGGCGAGCGAGCCACAGATGGGAATCTGGATCCAGGCGATAGTCGAACGACCGGCGGACCTTCCCAGTGACCACCCGGACGAAGTTCACGACTGGAGCGGTTGGCCAAAGTTCCCTCCCAAGAAGAACGCGGATCAGCAGCGTGCGATCGTGCCGAGCCTGCCGGCCAAGGTTCCCCACGTCGCGCTCGTCAACCAGCACGAGTTCCTTCTGCCCAAGATGGAACTGCTGATCCACACACAGGGCAG GCTCATGCAGCCAGCGCCTTCGTTCCGCTGTACCAACTTGGTGGACGACCTGCAGTACACGGCTTGGCTCACCTTCACTAATTCCGTTGGGGGCGAATGCG TTGGTCAGTACTCCCACCCGGATTCACCGCATCCCGGTTCTTCGTGGAACGGCCGGGTGCTGTCGTTTTCCCGGTTAAAGCTCTTCTCCTACGACGGCTTCACCTCGAGACTGCCTCCG ATCACTCTGAAGTGTAACAACAGTTACCGCATCCAAGTGAACGTTGGCATCGTTGACAACAGCGGACACATCTTGAGCAGGTCGGTCGTCCGCCGCTTTGTCGGTGCCCACTTCATTGCCGTCACCCAGTACAgcaagaaagttag TCTCGCCCATCCAAGCAACAAGGAATTCAAGACTAAGGCACGCTAA